The following proteins are co-located in the Chryseobacterium daecheongense genome:
- a CDS encoding DEAD/DEAH box helicase, which produces MLFTDLKIIKPILDALQQEGYEKPTPIQQKAIPSILEKKDLLGTAQTGTGKTAAFAIPILQNLSERPKTNQIKALVLTPTRELAIQIEESFNAYGRNLPLRKLVIFGGVKQGSQEAALRKGVDILVATPGRLLDFIAQGIISLKNLEIFVLDEADRMLDMGFVHDVKRIIKLLPQRRQTLFFSATMPPEIQKLANSILSNPVQVEVTPVSSTAETIKQSVYFVQKEDKLGLLTHILKNHISESVLVFSRTKHGADKIARTLQKNGISTEAIHGNKSQNARQNALNNFKSGKTRVLVATDIAARGIDIDELKYVINYELSDVSETYVHRIGRTGRAGSEGTSLSFVDGLDLLNLRNTEKLIGLKIPVVKDHPFHTENLVAQKRDSNNKPMNPGQGKPKPTQKKDIGFKKPKNKSFFRKK; this is translated from the coding sequence TTGTTATTTACAGATTTAAAAATCATCAAGCCCATTTTAGATGCGCTTCAACAGGAAGGTTATGAAAAACCAACTCCTATACAGCAAAAGGCTATTCCCTCTATTTTAGAGAAAAAAGATCTACTGGGAACGGCGCAGACCGGAACCGGTAAAACTGCAGCTTTTGCTATTCCCATTCTCCAGAACCTTTCGGAACGTCCAAAGACTAATCAGATCAAAGCTTTGGTTTTAACGCCTACAAGGGAACTGGCTATTCAGATTGAAGAAAGCTTTAATGCTTACGGAAGAAATCTTCCATTAAGAAAATTAGTTATTTTCGGAGGTGTAAAACAGGGCTCACAAGAAGCAGCTTTAAGAAAAGGAGTAGACATTCTTGTAGCAACACCGGGGAGACTCCTTGACTTCATTGCACAAGGAATTATCAGTCTTAAAAACCTGGAGATATTTGTTCTGGATGAAGCTGACAGAATGCTGGATATGGGATTTGTACATGACGTTAAAAGAATTATTAAGCTTTTACCTCAGAGAAGGCAAACTTTATTTTTCTCTGCAACTATGCCTCCTGAAATACAAAAGCTTGCCAATTCCATCCTTAGCAATCCGGTACAGGTAGAAGTAACGCCTGTTTCTTCGACAGCTGAAACCATTAAACAATCTGTCTATTTTGTTCAGAAAGAAGATAAATTGGGATTACTTACACATATTCTTAAAAATCATATCTCTGAATCTGTTTTGGTTTTTTCAAGAACCAAGCACGGAGCTGATAAGATTGCAAGAACATTACAAAAAAATGGCATTTCAACGGAAGCGATTCATGGGAATAAATCTCAAAATGCACGTCAAAATGCGCTAAACAACTTCAAATCCGGAAAGACCAGAGTATTGGTTGCTACAGATATTGCAGCAAGAGGAATTGATATTGATGAGCTGAAATATGTAATTAATTACGAGCTTTCTGATGTTTCCGAAACCTATGTTCACAGAATCGGAAGAACAGGAAGAGCGGGTTCGGAAGGGACTTCTTTATCTTTTGTAGATGGTCTGGACTTACTGAACCTTAGAAATACGGAAAAACTTATCGGACTTAAAATTCCGGTGGTTAAAGACCACCCGTTCCACACCGAAAATCTGGTTGCACAAAAAAGGGATTCAAATAATAAACCTATGAATCCGGGACAGGGAAAACCTAAACCTACTCAGAAGAAAGACATTGGTTTCAAAAAGCCAAAAAATAAAAGTTTCTTTAGGAAAAAATAA
- a CDS encoding DUF6438 domain-containing protein — MDRTLFFILVLFYQSCFSQSSKTLSKIDSLKTDIEAVNFIRSCSQSKDDFLSEFRLKTIRSFEDDNLSPLIKRTADSLGVDKSFYKGDFDHNGKTDLLFIGDDNSCQSSRGSCSAVVKVIFDIDNKYMTRSLLLNHFDFVIPKLSTINGKDYISVFYDEVTEDFNSEKYNFYHKIVNKILTYKFDNFIEYNPEPQKYTIEKIFFETEPCFGTCPVFTLELSKNGTSQFIAKTYNFINRNDSFEKIERKSRKTFEKGEGKFTTQIKASDFQKIETILGYINFPELKDDYSVSWTDDQLSTLTITYDNGKIKKIKDYGLVGSYGLTTLYKTLFDLRFNQEWKKIKH; from the coding sequence ATGGATAGAACACTGTTCTTCATATTAGTTTTATTTTACCAATCCTGTTTTTCACAAAGCAGTAAGACTTTATCAAAAATTGACAGCCTCAAAACAGACATTGAGGCTGTCAATTTTATACGGTCATGTTCACAATCAAAAGATGATTTTTTATCTGAGTTTAGGTTAAAAACGATCAGGAGCTTTGAAGATGATAATTTGTCACCCCTTATAAAAAGGACTGCTGATAGTCTGGGTGTTGACAAAAGTTTTTATAAAGGAGACTTTGATCATAATGGAAAAACGGATTTATTATTTATCGGGGATGACAACAGCTGTCAATCATCCAGAGGCAGTTGTAGTGCAGTTGTAAAGGTTATTTTCGATATAGACAATAAGTATATGACCAGGAGTTTACTTCTGAATCATTTTGATTTTGTAATCCCGAAATTGTCTACTATAAATGGCAAAGATTATATCTCTGTTTTCTACGATGAAGTTACCGAAGATTTTAATTCTGAGAAATACAATTTTTACCACAAAATCGTCAATAAGATTCTGACTTATAAATTTGATAATTTCATAGAGTATAATCCGGAACCTCAAAAGTATACTATTGAAAAAATATTTTTTGAAACAGAACCCTGTTTTGGAACCTGTCCGGTGTTTACGCTTGAATTGAGTAAAAACGGCACCTCTCAATTTATTGCCAAGACTTACAATTTCATCAACCGTAATGATTCCTTTGAAAAAATAGAAAGGAAATCCCGTAAAACTTTTGAAAAAGGTGAAGGAAAATTTACAACCCAAATAAAAGCATCGGATTTTCAAAAAATTGAAACAATTCTTGGCTATATTAATTTTCCGGAGCTTAAAGATGATTATTCCGTAAGTTGGACCGATGATCAGTTGTCAACTTTAACAATTACCTATGACAACGGGAAGATCAAAAAGATTAAAGATTATGGTTTAGTTGGAAGTTATGGATTAACAACTCTTTATAAAACCCTGTTCGACCTAAGATTCAATCAGGAATGGAAGAAGATAAAACATTAA
- the obgE gene encoding GTPase ObgE codes for MSNFVDYVKIHCKSGHGGAGSAHLRREKYIPKGGPDGGDGGRGGHVIMKGNAQEWTLLPLRYTRHVKAERGENGGKNQLTGAYGADVYIEVPIGTIAKNEEGEIIGEILEDGQEIILMEGGKGGLGNEHFKSSTNQTPRYAQPGMEGQEGYVVFELKILADVGLVGFPNAGKSTLLASVSAAKPKIANYAFTTLTPNLGIVDYRNYKSFVMADIPGIIEGAAEGKGLGHRFLRHIERNSILLFLIPADSEAHFQEFKILENELKEYNPELLDKDFIISISKADLLDDELKKEISAEFPENRQPLFFSGVTGEGLTELKDVIWKKLHG; via the coding sequence ATGTCAAATTTTGTAGATTACGTAAAGATTCATTGTAAAAGCGGTCATGGAGGTGCAGGTTCTGCGCATCTTCGCCGTGAAAAATACATTCCCAAAGGTGGCCCTGATGGTGGAGACGGAGGTCGTGGAGGCCACGTTATTATGAAGGGGAATGCTCAGGAATGGACTTTACTTCCACTTCGTTATACCCGTCACGTGAAAGCGGAGCGTGGAGAAAACGGAGGAAAAAATCAGTTAACAGGAGCTTATGGTGCCGATGTTTATATAGAGGTACCTATCGGAACCATTGCCAAAAATGAAGAGGGTGAAATCATCGGGGAAATTTTAGAAGATGGTCAGGAAATCATCCTGATGGAAGGAGGAAAAGGAGGACTTGGTAACGAGCACTTTAAATCTTCAACGAACCAGACCCCACGTTACGCACAGCCGGGAATGGAGGGACAGGAAGGTTATGTGGTTTTTGAGCTTAAAATTTTAGCTGACGTAGGGCTTGTAGGTTTCCCGAATGCCGGAAAATCCACATTGTTGGCTTCCGTATCCGCGGCAAAACCTAAAATTGCCAATTACGCATTTACAACATTGACGCCTAACCTGGGAATCGTAGACTACAGAAATTACAAATCATTTGTAATGGCTGATATCCCGGGGATTATAGAAGGAGCCGCTGAAGGAAAAGGCCTTGGCCATAGATTCCTAAGACATATTGAGAGAAATTCAATTTTGTTATTCCTTATTCCGGCAGATTCCGAAGCTCATTTCCAGGAGTTTAAAATTCTTGAAAATGAGCTTAAAGAATACAATCCGGAATTATTGGATAAAGACTTTATTATTTCCATTTCAAAAGCAGACCTTCTGGACGATGAACTGAAAAAAGAAATTTCAGCAGAATTTCCTGAAAACAGGCAGCCGCTGTTCTTCTCGGGTGTAACCGGTGAAGGACTTACGGAACTTAAGGATGTTATCTGGAAAAAACTACATGGATAG